In Carya illinoinensis cultivar Pawnee chromosome 9, C.illinoinensisPawnee_v1, whole genome shotgun sequence, the following are encoded in one genomic region:
- the LOC122277560 gene encoding protein DETOXIFICATION 24-like, whose translation MDNNGEERLLGLEAQEQVGLKTRIWVESKLLWRIAFPSMLARVTSFGMYVVTQLFVGHVNGLDLAAYAIVQSILARFVNGILLGMSSATETLCGQAFGAGQYHMMGIYLQRSWIVDSVTATILLPLFIFASPIFKLLQEEDAIAEASEAISLWFIPILYSFVFGLTIQMFLQAQLKNMVIGWLSAGSFVVHVLLSWIFVNIFNWGVSGAMGAFNIASWLVVIGEFIYVFGGWCPNSWKGFSTDAFKDIWPVVKLSVSSGVMLCLELWYNAILVLIAGYMKNATVSISAFSICLNISAWEFMICLGFLAAACVRVANEIGKGDSKAAIFSIKVILCTSLGLGVIFSILCLAFGKKISYLFTSDEEVAEAVSSISTLLSLSILLNSIQPVLTGVAIGAGLQGIVALINIGCYYVIGIPIGLVLCYVVDLEVRGLWIGMLIGVLMQTIVLSFLIWRLNWNDQVEKASERLHRWLLDPAQDSK comes from the exons ATGGATAATAATGGGGAGGAGAGGCTTCTTGGATTGGAAGCACAAGAGCAAGTTGGTCTGAAAACAAGGATTTGGGTGGAATCAAAGCTTTTATGGAGGATAGCATTTCCTTCTATGTTGGCTAGAGTGACTTCTTTTGGAATGTATGTGGTGACACAGCTTTTTGTTGGCCATGTTAATGGACTGGATCTGGCTGCATACGCAATTGTACAAAGTATTCTTGCACGTTTTGTGAATGGGATACTG TTGGGCATGTCAAGTGCCACAGAGACACTATGTGGTCAAGCATTTGGAGCAGGACAGTACCACATGATGGGCATTTACTTGCAACGATCATGGATTGTTGATTCTGTTACAGCAACAATACTGCTCCCGCTATTCATCTTTGCCAGTCCCATCTTTAAACTACTACAAGAGGAAGACGCGATAGCAGAAGCATCAGAAGCCATCTCTTTGTGGTTCATTCCTATATTATACTCCTTTGTTTTTGGCTTAACCATCCAAATGTTCCTTCAAGCACAACTCAAAAACATGGTTATTGGATGGCTCTCTGCGGGGTCGTTTGTAGTCCATGTGCTTCTGTCTTGGATCTTCGTGAACATATTCAACTGGGGGGTTTCTGGTGCCATGGGTGCCTTCAACATCGCTAGTTGGTTAGTTGTCATTGGAGAGTTCATCTACGTCTTTGGAGGTTGGTGCCCAAATTCATGGAAAGGATTCTCTACAGATGCCTTCAAAGATATCTGGCCTGTTGTTAAGCTGTCTGTTTCTTCTGGTGTGATGCTTTG TTTAGAGCTGTGGTACAATGCTATCCTAGTCTTGATAGCTGGATATATGAAAAATGCAACGGTTTCCATCTCTGCCTTCTCCATCTG CCTCAATATCAGTGCATGGGAATTTATGATATGCCTTGGATTCCTGGCTGCTGCATG TGTGCGTGTAGCCAATGAGATCGGGAAAGGAGATTCTAAAGCTGCAATATTTTCCATTAAAGTTATCCTCTGTACTTCACTTGGTCTTGGTGTGATTTTCTCCATCTTGTGTTTGgcttttgggaaaaaaatttcCTACTTGTTTACAAGTGATGAAGAGGTTGCAGAAGCTGTTTCAAGTATCTCtactcttctttctctctcaatcttGCTAAATAGTATTCAACCAGTACTTACTG GTGTGGCCATAGGTGCTGGTTTACAGGGCATTGTGGCACTTATTAACATTGGCTGCTATTATGTGATTGGCATCCCCATAGGACTTGTGCTTTGTTATGTTGTCGATCTTGAAGTGAGG GGTTTGTGGATCGGAATGTTAATTGGAGTGTTGATGCAAACAATAGTGCTTTCCTTCCTGATATGGAGACTGAATTGGAATGACCAA GTTGAAAAAGCATCTGAGCGTCTCCACCGATGGCTTCTAGATCCCGCACAAGATTCTAAATAG